GCGGGACGGACTACGTACTTTTGTCCGCGCTGCCAGCGTTGAGAGGGACCGTCATTCGCAGAGAATTTTGTCGGTCCACTCGCTAAGGCGCACCAAGTGGCTCCTGGCTGTGGAAGAGATTCAGCGCGGACCCCTTGCGGAACCACTGGAGCTGCGCATCGCTGTAGGAGTGGTTGAGCCACAGCGTTTCGGTCGAGCCGTCCGCGTGCCCGATGCGGCACTCCACGGGCCGGCCGGCGGCCATCTGGGCCAGTCCGACGAGGCTCACGCGGTCGTCTTCCCGGAAGCGCTCGTAGTCCGCGGGATCCGGCAGCGTGAGCGCGAGCAGGCCCTGCTTCTTGAGGTTCGTCTCGTGAATCCGGGCGAAACTGCGGGCGATGACCGCCGCGCCGCCGAGGAAGCGCGGGGACAACGCCGCGTGCTCGCGGCTGCTGCCCTCGCCGTAGTTGTGGTCTCCGACGACCACCCAGCGCAGTCCGCGGGCCTGATAGTCCCTGGCCACGGCCGATACCGGCTGCCCCGTCTCGCCGGTCACGACGTTCTTCACCTTGCCGGTCTCGCCGGTGAACGCGTTCGCAGCGCCCATGAACATGTTGTCGCTGAACTTATCGAGATGCCCGCGGTACCGGAGCCACACGCCCGCGGGGGAGATGTGGTCCGTGGTCGTCTTCCCGCTCGCCTTGAGCAGGATCGGCATGTCGGTCAGGTCCTTGCCGTCCCAGGCCGGCCACGGCTGCAGCAGCTGCAGGCGCTCGCTGCGCGGGTCGACCCGGAGCTCCGCGCCGCGGCCGTCGGCCGGCGGCGCGACGTAGGTGATGCGCCCGGGATCAAACGGCTTGGCCGGGACCTCCGGGGCCGGGGCCGGGGGCCGGAGCCGGAACGGCCGGCCGTCGGCGCCGGTGAGCGCGTCGGTGAGCGGATTGAACGACAGCCGTCCCGCGAGCGCGAACGCGATCACGAGCTCGGGACTGCCGATGAAATTCATCGTCGTGGGCTGGCCGTCGTTGCGGCGCGGGAAGTTGCGGTTGTAGGAGGTGACGATCGTGTTGGGCGCCGCCGCCGCCTTCGCCCGCCGCCACTGGCCGATGCACGGGCCGCAGGCGTTCGCGAGGACGGTCGCGTCGATCTCGGTCAGCGACGCCATCTGGCCGTCCCGGTCGATCGTCGCGCGGATTTGCTCGGACCCCGGCGTGACGAGCAGGGGCACGGCCGCTTTGATGCCGTGGGCCCGCGCCTGCTCAGCCACATCGGCGGCGCGGCTCATGTCCTCATAGGAGGAATTGGTGCAGCTGCCGATGAGCGCGGTCGAGATATCGTCCCGAAACGCGTTCTTGGCGTCGGCCACCTCGGCGGCCAGCCGCGAGACCGGCCGGGCGCGGTCCGGGGAGTGCGGGCCGACCACGTACGGCTCCAGCGCCGAGAGGTCGAGGCGAATCACCCGATCGTAGTGGCGCTCCGGATCGGCCTCCACCTCGGCGTCGGGCGCCAGGAGGTCGCGGTGCTCGCGCGCCGGTGGAACGAGATCGCCCCGGCCGGTGGCCTCGAGGTAGGCGGCCATCCGCTCGTCGTACGGGAACATCGACGTGGTGGCGCCGAGCTCCGCGCCCATGTTGGTGATCGTGGCCTTGCCGGTCGCGCTGATCGTCCGCGCCCCGGGTCCGATGTACTCGACGATGGCGTTGGTGCCCCCCGCCACCGTCAACTGGCCGGCGACGAAGAGAATGACGTCCTTCGGCGCCGTCCATCCGTTCAGCTCGCCGGTGAGGTAGACGGCGATGTGCTTTGGATACAGCACTTCCCACGGCAGGCCGGCCATCACTTCGACCGCGTCGGCGCCGCCCACGCCGACGGCGCAGGCGCCGAGGCCGCCGCCGTTCGGCGTGTGCGAGTCGGTGCCGATGATCAGCTCGCCCGGAAACGCGTAGTGTTCCAGGACGACCTGGTGGATGATCCCGGCACCCGGGCCCCAGAAGCCGGCGCCGTACCTCGCCGCCGCCGAGCGGAGGAAATCGTAGACCTCCGCGTTCTCTTCGAGAGAGGCGCGCAGGTCCGCCTGGCCCTCCGTCCGCGCCTGGATCAGGTGGTCGCAGTGGATGGTCGTGGGCACGGCGACGGCGGTGCGCCGGGTCTGCATGAACTGCAGCATCGCCGTTTGTCCCAGCACGTCCTGTAGCACCACGCGGTCGGGGCGAAGCAGCAGATAACTGTGCCCCGGCTCCAGGTCCTGCGTGTTCGCGTCGTCGAGATGGCCGAGCAGCACTTTGTCCGCCAGGGTGAGCGGCCGTCCGAGGCGGCGCCGGACGACGGCGAGCGTCCGCGTCATTCGTTCGTATACGCCGGCGGCCATGGCCGCGGTGGACTCGATGGTGACCACGGGATCCCCCCACGCTGCGTGCGTCGGGCCGGTGTGAGAGGTGCAGGTGAATGAGGCGACGCTGCGCTACTCCAGCCTGAAATGAGGATATCACGCCTCGTGGCGCACGTCGACATGGACGCGTTCTTCGCCGCCATCGAGGTCCGCGACCATCCCGAGTATCGCGGCCGTCCGGTCGTCGTGGGCGCCGGCCCCCACGCGCGCGGCGTCGTCGCCGCGGCGTCGTACGAGGCGCGCCGGTACGGCATCCGGTCCGCGATGCCCTCGCGCCGGGCGTTCGAGCTGTGTCCGCACGCGGTCTTTCTGCCGCCCGACATGGAGCGCTACCGGGCCGACTCGGACCGTTTGTTTGCGCTTCTGGAGACGTTCACGCCGCACGTCGAACCGGTGTCGATCGACGAGGCGTTCCTCGACCTCACCGGCTGCCCCGCAGTCGGCGGGGCAGGCCCCACGCCGGGCGAGGCGCGGGACGAGGCAGGGGAGCCGGGGCTCGCGTTCGCCCGCGCGATCCGGCGGCGGATTCGCGAACGCCTGGGGCTGCCGGCGTCGATCGGCGTCGCGCCCAACAAGTTTCTGGCCAAGCTGGCCTCCGAGCTCGCGAAGCCCGACGGCGTCCGGCGCGTCATGCCGAACGACGTCCAGGCGGTCCTCGACCCGTTGCCCGTAGACGCGTTGTGGGGCGTCGGCCCGGGCACGCGGGACCGCCTGCGCGCGCACGGTATTTCGACGATCGGCGCGCTGCGGCGAACGCCGGCCGCCACGTTGCGGGCGATTCTCGGGTTCGCCGCCGAGCGGCTCGCGGCGTTGAGCCGCGGCGAGGACGACCGGCCCGTCGACGCCGGCGGCGAGGCCAAGTCGATCGGTCGCGAGGTGACGTTCGAGCGCGACACCCGCGACGCGGGGCTGCTCGCCCGGACGCGCCGCGCGCTCTCCGAGGACGTCGCGCGCCGGCTCCGGGCGGCCGGCGTCGTGGGCCGGGTCGTCACGCTGAAGGTGCGCTTCGAGCCGTTCGACACGCGGACCCGCCGCCTCACACTGCCCGTCGCGACCGATCACGGCGGCCGCATCGCGCGCGCGGCCGAGGACCTCTGGCGCTCGCTCGGGCCGCTCCCGCGGCGCGTGCGCCTCGTCGGGGTCACGATGTCCGGTCTCGAGCATCCCGCGGCGATCCAGGTCGGCCTGTTCGGAGGCGCCGACCGGGCGGTGGGGCGGGACCCCGCCCCGGTCGACCGCGTGGTGGATGCGATCAACGACCGGTTCGGGGCGGGCACGATGGGCCCCGCCCGGGTGCTGGCGGCGGACCTCCGGCGCGGCCCCGAAGATCCGCGGCGCGCTACCCGGCGGAGTTCGCCGCGGCGCCCGCCAGGATCTCGTTCTTGAGCACGCCGATGAACGGCAGGTGCCGGTACTGCTCGCGATAATCGAGGCCGTAGCCGACCAGGAACCGGTCGGGCACTTCGAAGCCGCGGTACGTGATGTCGAGCGTCTCGAGAATCCGCCGGTGCGGCCGGTCGAGCAGGGTGCAGATCCGCAGGCTCGCCGGCGCGCGCGCCTGCAGCAGCCGCAGAAGATACCCCACGGTCAGCCCGGTGTCGATGATGTCTTCGACGAGGACAACGTCCCGCCCGGTGATCTCCACGTCCAGGTCTTTGATCAGGCGAACGACCCCGCTCTGCGCCCGGGCGCTGCCGTAGGACGTGATGGCCATGAAGTCGATCTGCACGGGCACGGCGAGCGCCCGCGTGAGGTCGGTAAGAAAGTACACGGCGCCTTTGAGCACCGAGACGAGCAGCGGAGAGCGGTCGGCGTAGTCCTGCGAAATGGCCCGGGCGAGTTCGCCGACGCGCCGGGCGATCACGTCTTCGCTGAAGACGACTTCCTCGATGTCCGCCGAGGGCGGTGGGATCACCCCGGCTACCGCGGGACGAGCGGCCGCGCGGCCGCGGCCGGCGCGAGGCCGTACTTCAGCAGTAACTGCCGGTAGTCCCGGCCGTAGAAGATCTTCACGTTCACGCCGGGGTAGAGCTCCCGCAGCCGGCGCAGCTTGCGGTTCTTCTTCGTCACGAGGCTCTGCTTCAACGTCGTCAGCTCAATGTACAGGTCGAGGTCGGGCAGGTAAAAATCGGGGTTGAAGCTCTCGACGGTGCGGCCCCGGGCGTCCCACCGGAGGGGGAAACTGCGGGGTTCGTATTCCCACCGAACCCCGTAGAAATCGAGGATCCGGGCGAATTCCGCCTCGCTGGCGTGGGCAAAGCGGGGACGTTCCCCGCCGGCGCCTTCGCGGCTCTTCACCGAGCCCCGCAGTCCTCCGCGCGTGCCAACCTGATGATAGTATAGCCGTCATGGTAAATTATTCAATAGGAGAGGATTTGGGGGGCGGCGAACGTCTGGCCAAACCCCAGGAGGCATGTGTCATGACGACGCCCCCATCGGGTGGTCGCCAGGAGCAGGCGGGGCCGGAGCACGAGGTCGAGCGGTACGTGCAGCAGTTGCGCAGCCCGGATGTGACGCTGCGCAGCGACGCCGCGCATGCGCTCGGAAAGCTCGCGGACGAGCGCGCCGTGCCGGCGTTGGCCGAAGCCCTGCACGATCAGGACGAGTACGTGCGCAAGAGCGCCATCATGGCCCTGCGGCGGATCGGCGGGCAGGGCGCGATGGAAGCGATGCGGCAGGCACTGGGCGATCGCTCGGAGCAGGTCTGCGTGCAGGCCGTCAAGGGCCTCGGGGAACTGCGCGACGCCGGCGCCGGCGACGCCTTGATCAAGGTCCTGTCCCGGCGGGAGCGGTCGCTCGTCGCCGCGGCCACCGACGCGCTGATCCGGATCGGCCCCGAGGCGGTCGGGCCGCTCATGGGGGCGTTCAAGGACCGCTATCTCCGCCGCCGCATCGGCGCCCAGGTCTGGCGGATCCTGACCGAGATGGGGCCGCGCAGCACCGACGCGCTGCTCCAGTCCCTCGGCGACGAGAACTACTACGTCAAGCTCACCGCGCTCACGATCCTCGGGCGGATCGGCGACAAGCGGGTCGTGGCGCCGATCATCGGCGTCTTCCTCGCCGATCCGCGGCTTCAGGAGACCGTCGTCGGGACGATCGGGCGCCTGGAAGAGCGGGCCGTCATCACCCTGCCGCCGGGCGACCGCGAGGCGGGCCTGCCGGTCGAGGTCGTGCAGGCGCTGTCGCAGGGCGACCGGGAGGCCGTCCTCGCCGCGCTGGCCGGCGCCATGGACAACCCGATCGGCAAGGTTCGCCGGTTCGCGCTCAAGGCGATGTTCGGCCTCCTCGGGGACGCGTCGTTCGAGCGCCTGCTCGCCTATCTCGCGGACGAGGACCCCGACGTCAAGCGGCTGGTGGTCCGGCTGCTCGGCAAGCTGCGCGACAAGCGGGTCATCGAGCCCCTAATGGACCTCCTGTTGAAGGACGGCGGTCAGGTCGAAGAGGCGGTGTGGGACACCCTCAAGGTGCTCACCAACCTCCACGAGTATGAAGAGCTCCGGACGCGGGTGGCGCGGGAGAAGGCGGGAAGTCGGCCGGTCGTGAAGACATATAAGAAGAAGGATGTCTCTCCGGATTGGTGGCGCGACCAGGATTGATTCCCCCCCGTCAGGGGGGGACGGTCCGCTGCGCGTTCTCCTGACGAACGACGACGGTGTGACATCGCCCGGACTGCTCGCGCTGGCCCGGGCGGTGAGTCGTGTGGCCGCAACCGCGATCGTGGCGCCCGAGCAGGAGCGGAGCGCCGCGAGCCACGCGATCACCCTGCACAAACCCTTGCGCGCGACGCGCGCGGCGCTGCCCGGTCTCACCGCCCCCGCGTGGGCGACGAACGGGACGCCGGCCGACTGCGTCGTGCTCGGGCTCCTGGATCTCCTGGCCCAGCCCCCCGATCTGGTCGTCTCCGGCATCAACGCCGGCGCCAACCTCGGCATGGACCTCCTCTACTCGGGGACGGTCTCGGCCGCCGTCGAGGCGGCCCTCTTCGGCATCGCCGCCATCGCCGTGTCCGTGGCGGCGTTTCGGGACATCCACTGGGAGCCCGCGGCCGAGTTCGCCGCCCTCCTCGTCCGGCAGGTCGCCGAACACGGCCTGCCGCGCGATACGTTCTTGAACGTCAACGTACCGAACCGGCCGGCCGGCGACATCGCCGGCGTCGAGATCACGCGGCAGAGCGCACGGCGGTACGTGAGCCGGGTGGAGAAGCGCGCGGATCCTCGGGGGCGCGACTACTACTGGCTCACGGGGTCGCCCGAGGACGACGACAGCCCGGCCGGGACGGACTCCTGGGCCGTCGCGCACGACAGAATCTCCGTGACCCCCCTCCGGCTCGATATGACCGACGACGAGCTCGACCCGGTGCTCCGGACGTGGGCGCTCAGGGCGCCGGGCCGCTGACGCGGGCCGGGCCCGCCCGCCCGATGGTGCGGTTCGCGGGGGTGTCCAAGACCTATCCCAACGGCATCATGGCACTCCGCAACGTCTCGCTCGAGATCACCGCGGGAGAGTTTGTGTTCATCGTCGGCCCGACCGGCGTCGGCAAGTCGACGCTGATCAAGATGATCTACCGCGAGGAAATCCCGACCCGCGGCACGGTGCTGGTCGATGGCCGGGACGTGACCCGCATGCGGGCGCGGCACATCCCGTTTCTGCGGCGGCGCGTCGGCGTCGTCTTCCAGGACTTCCGGCTCCTGCCCCGCAGGACGGCGTGGGAGAACGTCGCGTTCGCGCTCGAGGTCACCGGGGCGCCGCCGCCGCACGCCGAGCAGCGGGTCATGGACCTGCTGGAGCGCGTGGGCCTCGCGGCGCGCGCCGATGCGCTGCCGGGCGAGCTGTCGGCCGGGGAGCAGCAGCGGGTCAGCATCGCGCGGGCGCTCGTGCACCGGCCGCCGCTGCTGCTCGCCGACGAGCCCACCGGCAACCTCGATCCCGACACCTCGTGGGAGATCGTGCAGCTGCTGTCGCGGATCAACGGCGACGGGACTACGGTCGTGGTGACGACGCACGACAAGTCCATCGTCGACCGGCTGCGACGCCGGGTGGTCGCCATCGACCGGGGCGCCGTCGTGCGGGACGAAGCGGAGGGGGCCTACGCCGGGCAGGGGCGTCATGAGCGATAGCGCGGGGGGCCGCTGGCGCGACCGCATGTGGCACCTCCGTATGCGGTACCTCGCGGACGCCCATGAACGATAGCGCGGGGGGCCGCCGACGCGACCGGCCGCGGCGGATCCGCCCGCTCGGGCTGCGATACGCGCTCGCGGAGGGCGCGCAGGGGTTTGTCCGCAACGGCCTCATGAGCGCCGCGTCCGTCGTCATCACCGCCGTGACGCTGCTTGCGCTCGGCGCGGCGCTCGCGGTGGCGGGGGCGCTCAATCACGTGGCGGCCGGGCTGGAGCAGCAGCTGCAGGTGGTCGTCTACCTCAAATCCGGCGCCGGCCCGGAGGAGGTGGCGTCCCTCCGCCGGCGCCTGGAACGGCTGCCCGGCGTGGCCGGCGTCGAATACGTGTCGGCGGCGGAAGCGCTCGCGCGGCTCGAAGCGCAGCTCGGCGCGCGCGGGAGGTTCCGCGACCTGCTGGTCCGCAACCCGCTGCCGGCCTCGTTCGTCGTGACGGCGACGCGCGCCGACCGGTTGCGCGCGATCGCGGTGGGGGCGCGCAACCTGCCGGCCGTCGACGAGGTGCGCGACGGCGGGCGCGTACTCGACCGGCTGCTCGTCGTCACCCGGGCCGTGCGCCTCGTCGGCATCGCGGCCGGCGCGATCCTCGCCAGCGTCGCCCTCATCGTCATCGCGGGAACGATCCGCCTCACGGTGTTCGCGCGGCGCGCGGAGATCGAGGTGATGCGGCTCGTGGGCGCCACGGCGTGGTTCATCCGCTGGCCCTTCGTCGTCGAGGGCGCCGTGACGGGCGCCTGCGGCGCGTGCGGCGCCGCGGTGGCCGTCGCCGCCGGGTACGGTCTGCTCGTGCGGAGCGCCGCGCGCGCGCTGCCGTTTGTGCCCCTGCCGGATCTGGGGCAGGTCGCGTTCGACATCGTCTGGAAACTCCTCGCGTGGGGCGTGGTGATCGGCGTGACCGCGAGCCTGCTCGCGGTGCGGCGGTACGTGCGCGTTTGAGCCCCGGGCGGACAATCCTAAGGAGGCGACGGCTCATGGCAAAGGCGGTGCTGACGGCACCTCGTGAGGACGCGTGGCAGGTGGCGCTGCGGCAGTTCGAGATCGCCGCGGACATGCTCGCGCTGAAGCGCGGCGTCCGGGAGCTGCTGGCGCATCCCAAGCGCGAGCTCACGGTGAACTTTCCCGTCAAACTGGAGGACGGATCCGTCCGCGTGTTCACGGGGTACCGCGTCCACCACACCACCGTACCCGGGCCGACGAAGGGCGGCATCCGGTATCATCCCGACGTCACGCTGAACGAGGTGCGGGCGCTCGCGATGTGGATGACGTGGAAGTGCGCCGTCGTCGGCCTGCCCTACGGCGGGGCGAAGGGCGGCGTGATCTGCAACCCGAAGGAGCTCTCGCTCCAGGAACTCGAGCACCTCACCCGCCGCTATGCGACCGAGATCTCGATGCTCATCGGGCCGGAGAGCGATATCCCGGCGCCCGACGTCGGGACCAGTCCCCGCGTCATGGCGTGGATCATGGACACCTACAGCATGCACCGCGGCTACTCGGTGCCGGCCGTCGTCACCGGCAAGCCGCTGTCGATCGGCGGCTCCCAGGGGCGGGTCGAGGCCACCGGCCGCGGCGTGACCATCGTCGCACGCGAGACGGCCCGCCACCTCGGCGTGCCCCTGCCCGGCGCGCGGGTGGTCGTCCAGGGGTTCGGCAACGTCGGCAGCATCGCCGCCGCGCTGCTGGCGGAGCAGGGGTGCAAGATCGTCGCGGCGAGCGACAGCGGCGGCGGGGTCTACAGTCCCAAGGGCCTCGATCCGAACGATCTCCTGCGGCACAAGGAGCATACCGGCAGCGTCGCCGGCTACCGGGGCACCGACGCGGTCACCAACGACGACCTCCTGGAGTTGCCGTGCGAGATTCTCGTCCCGAGCGCCCTAGAGGGGCAGATCACGAAGGACAACGCCGGGCAGATCAAGGCCCGCATCATCGTCGAAGGCGCCAACGGCCCGACGACGCCCGAGGCCGACGAGATCCTGCGCCAACGCAAGGTGTTTGTGGTGCCCGACATCCTGGCGAACGCCGGCGGCGTGGTCGTCTCCTACTTCGAGTGGGTCCAGGACCTGCAGTCCTTCTTCTGGACGGAAGAGGAGATCAACGAGCGTCTCGAGCGGATCATGGTTCGGAGCTTCCGCGAGGTGCTGGAGTCGGCGCAGGAGCGCGAAGTCGACATGCGGACCGGGGCCCTCGTGCGCGCCGTGAGCCGGCTCAACGACGCGCTGCTGACGCGAGGCATCTACCCTTAGGCGTCCTTCGAAACCTCTTCCTCGGGCTCTCGCGGTCGCGGCGCCTGCGTGACGCGGCGCTGCGGCATCCCGTGCTGCGCCGGGCCGCCCGTCGGTTCATCGCCGGCGAGCGGCTCGACGAGGCGCTGGACACCATCCGGCGGCTCAACCGCGAGGGGCTCTCGGCCACGCTCGATTTTCTCGGCGAAGACACGACGAGCCGCGCACGCGCCGAGGCGAGCGGCGACGCCTATCTGACGATTGTCGATGCGCTGCGCGCCCAGTCCCCGCCCGGCGGGGGGGTCGACAACAACCTGTCCTTGAAGCTGACGCAACTGGGACTCGCCGTCGATCCCGAGACGTGCGGCCGGCTGCTGCGGCGGATCCTCGACCGGGCGGCCGGCCCCGTGCAGACGGGGATCCCGATGTTCGTCCGGATCGACATGGAAAGCAGCGCCCACACCGAGGCCACGCTCCGGCTGTTCCAGGCGCTCTGGGCCGAGGGCCGCCGCAACGTCGGCCTCGTGATCCAGGCCTATCTCTACCGCAGTCCGGCGGACCTCGCGCTGTTGAACACGCTCGGCGCAGGCGTCCGCCTCGTCAAAGGCGCCTACGATGAGCCGCCCGCCGTGGCGTTTCCGCGCAAGGCGGAGGTCGATGCGGCGTTCGCGCGGCTCACCGAGACACTTCTACTGAAGGGCACCTATCCGGCCATCGCAACCCACGACGAACAACTGATCGACCACGCCCGCCGGACCGCCGAGGCGGCCGGGATCGCGGCCGGCCGGTTCGAGTTTCAGATGTTGTACGGCATCCGGCGGGACCTCCAGGCCGCGCTGCGCCGGCGGGGCTATCGCGTCCGCGTGTACGTGCCGTTCGGCGAGGAATGGTATCCGTACTTCATGCGGCGGCTGGCCGAGCGCCCCGCGAACGTCGGGTTTGTGGTGCGCAGCCTCGTGCGAGAGCGCGCTGCCGGCTGACCCGCACGCAGGAATCCCGCGCGCAGGTGCGAACCCACCGAACGCGGTTACCGTAATGGGGAGCGCAGGGGGGAGCGTAGGCGAGAGCCCGGGGGGAGAACTTGGCGCAGAGCTTAGGGGAGGTGGTTAGGTGAGAAGAGTTATCGCATTGATGAGCGTTCTGGCGGTGTTGGGGTTTGCCTTCGCCGGTCCGGGCGGCGTGGGCGTGCATCCGGCCAACGCGGCCGCCGGCCGGGTCGTCAAGATCGGCGTGGACCTGCCGATGTCGGGGGGCGAGGCGCCGAACGGCGTGCCGACCAACAACGGGGTCCTGCTCGCGATCGAGCAGGCCAATAAGGCGGGCGGCCCGTACACGTTCGAGGAAGTGTTGAAGGACGACGCCGTGAACGGCGTGCACGATCCGGCCCAGGGCGCGAAGAACGTCCAGGAGCTGGTCGCGGATTCCGCGGTCGTCGGCATCGTCGGCAACTTCAACAGCAACGTCGGCAAGGCATCGATTCCGATCAGCAACGCCGCGGGCGTGGTACAGATCACCCCGTCCCAAACGAACCCCACGCTCACGAAGGGGCCGGATGCGAAGGCGCTTCGGACCAAGCCGAACAACTACTTCCGCATCTGCTCGACGGATGATCTCCAAGGTCCGGTCGCGGCCGACTACGCGTACAAGGCCTTGAAGGCCCGGAAGATGGCGATCCTGGACGATACGGAGACGTACGGCAAGGGCATCGCCGACGAGGTCGAGAAGGAGTTCAAGAAGCTCGGCGGGACCGTGCTGAGCCACGACGGTATTCCGAAGGGCACTCAGGACTTCCACGCGATCCTGACCAAGATCAAGTCGGAGAATCCGGACATTCTCTTCTTCGGCGGCGTCACCACCACGGGCGGCGGCTTGGTCCGCAAGCAGATGCCGGACGTCGGCCTGAAGGCGGCCTACGAAGGCGGCGACGGCATCGTCGAGGATGAGTTCCTCAAGGTCGCCGGCGATACGGCGGAAGGCTCCTACGGCACGGTCGCGGCGATCGACGCGACGAAGATCGCCTCCGCGAAGGCCTTCCTGGCGGCCTACAAGGCCAAGTTCAACGATGATCCGGGTGCCTACAGCGCGAGCGCCTACGTCGCGGCGAAGGTCATCATCGACGCGGTCAAGGCCGGCGGGCCGGACCGCGCGAAGGTCCTTGCGCACGTGCGCGCCCTCAAGGGCTACAAGAGCATCCTCGGCACGTTCGGGTTCGACGCGAACGGCGACACCACCAACCGGGTCATCAGCGTCTACGTGGTGAAGAACGGCAAGTGGGTCTGG
The genomic region above belongs to bacterium and contains:
- the ftsX gene encoding permease-like cell division protein FtsX; this translates as MNDSAGGRRRDRPRRIRPLGLRYALAEGAQGFVRNGLMSAASVVITAVTLLALGAALAVAGALNHVAAGLEQQLQVVVYLKSGAGPEEVASLRRRLERLPGVAGVEYVSAAEALARLEAQLGARGRFRDLLVRNPLPASFVVTATRADRLRAIAVGARNLPAVDEVRDGGRVLDRLLVVTRAVRLVGIAAGAILASVALIVIAGTIRLTVFARRAEIEVMRLVGATAWFIRWPFVVEGAVTGACGACGAAVAVAAGYGLLVRSAARALPFVPLPDLGQVAFDIVWKLLAWGVVIGVTASLLAVRRYVRV
- a CDS encoding aconitate hydratase, which codes for MAAGVYERMTRTLAVVRRRLGRPLTLADKVLLGHLDDANTQDLEPGHSYLLLRPDRVVLQDVLGQTAMLQFMQTRRTAVAVPTTIHCDHLIQARTEGQADLRASLEENAEVYDFLRSAAARYGAGFWGPGAGIIHQVVLEHYAFPGELIIGTDSHTPNGGGLGACAVGVGGADAVEVMAGLPWEVLYPKHIAVYLTGELNGWTAPKDVILFVAGQLTVAGGTNAIVEYIGPGARTISATGKATITNMGAELGATTSMFPYDERMAAYLEATGRGDLVPPAREHRDLLAPDAEVEADPERHYDRVIRLDLSALEPYVVGPHSPDRARPVSRLAAEVADAKNAFRDDISTALIGSCTNSSYEDMSRAADVAEQARAHGIKAAVPLLVTPGSEQIRATIDRDGQMASLTEIDATVLANACGPCIGQWRRAKAAAAPNTIVTSYNRNFPRRNDGQPTTMNFIGSPELVIAFALAGRLSFNPLTDALTGADGRPFRLRPPAPAPEVPAKPFDPGRITYVAPPADGRGAELRVDPRSERLQLLQPWPAWDGKDLTDMPILLKASGKTTTDHISPAGVWLRYRGHLDKFSDNMFMGAANAFTGETGKVKNVVTGETGQPVSAVARDYQARGLRWVVVGDHNYGEGSSREHAALSPRFLGGAAVIARSFARIHETNLKKQGLLALTLPDPADYERFREDDRVSLVGLAQMAAGRPVECRIGHADGSTETLWLNHSYSDAQLQWFRKGSALNLFHSQEPLGAP
- the surE gene encoding 5'/3'-nucleotidase SurE; its protein translation is MRVLLTNDDGVTSPGLLALARAVSRVAATAIVAPEQERSAASHAITLHKPLRATRAALPGLTAPAWATNGTPADCVVLGLLDLLAQPPDLVVSGINAGANLGMDLLYSGTVSAAVEAALFGIAAIAVSVAAFRDIHWEPAAEFAALLVRQVAEHGLPRDTFLNVNVPNRPAGDIAGVEITRQSARRYVSRVEKRADPRGRDYYWLTGSPEDDDSPAGTDSWAVAHDRISVTPLRLDMTDDELDPVLRTWALRAPGR
- the dinB gene encoding DNA polymerase IV — protein: MAHVDMDAFFAAIEVRDHPEYRGRPVVVGAGPHARGVVAAASYEARRYGIRSAMPSRRAFELCPHAVFLPPDMERYRADSDRLFALLETFTPHVEPVSIDEAFLDLTGCPAVGGAGPTPGEARDEAGEPGLAFARAIRRRIRERLGLPASIGVAPNKFLAKLASELAKPDGVRRVMPNDVQAVLDPLPVDALWGVGPGTRDRLRAHGISTIGALRRTPAATLRAILGFAAERLAALSRGEDDRPVDAGGEAKSIGREVTFERDTRDAGLLARTRRALSEDVARRLRAAGVVGRVVTLKVRFEPFDTRTRRLTLPVATDHGGRIARAAEDLWRSLGPLPRRVRLVGVTMSGLEHPAAIQVGLFGGADRAVGRDPAPVDRVVDAINDRFGAGTMGPARVLAADLRRGPEDPRRATRRSSPRRPPGSRS
- a CDS encoding proline dehydrogenase family protein, which gives rise to MLRRAARRFIAGERLDEALDTIRRLNREGLSATLDFLGEDTTSRARAEASGDAYLTIVDALRAQSPPGGGVDNNLSLKLTQLGLAVDPETCGRLLRRILDRAAGPVQTGIPMFVRIDMESSAHTEATLRLFQALWAEGRRNVGLVIQAYLYRSPADLALLNTLGAGVRLVKGAYDEPPAVAFPRKAEVDAAFARLTETLLLKGTYPAIATHDEQLIDHARRTAEAAGIAAGRFEFQMLYGIRRDLQAALRRRGYRVRVYVPFGEEWYPYFMRRLAERPANVGFVVRSLVRERAAG
- the hpt gene encoding hypoxanthine phosphoribosyltransferase — translated: MIPPPSADIEEVVFSEDVIARRVGELARAISQDYADRSPLLVSVLKGAVYFLTDLTRALAVPVQIDFMAITSYGSARAQSGVVRLIKDLDVEITGRDVVLVEDIIDTGLTVGYLLRLLQARAPASLRICTLLDRPHRRILETLDITYRGFEVPDRFLVGYGLDYREQYRHLPFIGVLKNEILAGAAANSAG
- a CDS encoding Glu/Leu/Phe/Val dehydrogenase — translated: MAKAVLTAPREDAWQVALRQFEIAADMLALKRGVRELLAHPKRELTVNFPVKLEDGSVRVFTGYRVHHTTVPGPTKGGIRYHPDVTLNEVRALAMWMTWKCAVVGLPYGGAKGGVICNPKELSLQELEHLTRRYATEISMLIGPESDIPAPDVGTSPRVMAWIMDTYSMHRGYSVPAVVTGKPLSIGGSQGRVEATGRGVTIVARETARHLGVPLPGARVVVQGFGNVGSIAAALLAEQGCKIVAASDSGGGVYSPKGLDPNDLLRHKEHTGSVAGYRGTDAVTNDDLLELPCEILVPSALEGQITKDNAGQIKARIIVEGANGPTTPEADEILRQRKVFVVPDILANAGGVVVSYFEWVQDLQSFFWTEEEINERLERIMVRSFREVLESAQEREVDMRTGALVRAVSRLNDALLTRGIYP
- a CDS encoding HEAT repeat domain-containing protein, with amino-acid sequence MTTPPSGGRQEQAGPEHEVERYVQQLRSPDVTLRSDAAHALGKLADERAVPALAEALHDQDEYVRKSAIMALRRIGGQGAMEAMRQALGDRSEQVCVQAVKGLGELRDAGAGDALIKVLSRRERSLVAAATDALIRIGPEAVGPLMGAFKDRYLRRRIGAQVWRILTEMGPRSTDALLQSLGDENYYVKLTALTILGRIGDKRVVAPIIGVFLADPRLQETVVGTIGRLEERAVITLPPGDREAGLPVEVVQALSQGDREAVLAALAGAMDNPIGKVRRFALKAMFGLLGDASFERLLAYLADEDPDVKRLVVRLLGKLRDKRVIEPLMDLLLKDGGQVEEAVWDTLKVLTNLHEYEELRTRVAREKAGSRPVVKTYKKKDVSPDWWRDQD
- the ftsE gene encoding cell division ATP-binding protein FtsE gives rise to the protein MVRFAGVSKTYPNGIMALRNVSLEITAGEFVFIVGPTGVGKSTLIKMIYREEIPTRGTVLVDGRDVTRMRARHIPFLRRRVGVVFQDFRLLPRRTAWENVAFALEVTGAPPPHAEQRVMDLLERVGLAARADALPGELSAGEQQRVSIARALVHRPPLLLADEPTGNLDPDTSWEIVQLLSRINGDGTTVVVTTHDKSIVDRLRRRVVAIDRGAVVRDEAEGAYAGQGRHER